The Gammaproteobacteria bacterium region GGGCAAGCTCGACGGTTCTGAGAGTTTCCGTGACGCAGCGTTGCGGGAGGTGGAGGAAGAGACAGGCCTGACGTGCAGGCTTGGCCGGTGGCTATCGGACGTCCAGTATGTCGACGCCGGTGGCCGCCAGAAAGTGGTTCGCTACTGGCTCATGGAGGTGGTCGGGGGTGACGTGGCCGCTCACGAGCCCAATGCCGAGATCGACGCAGTTGAATGGGTTCCCATCGAGGGAGCGGCTGAGCGACTGACGCACGATCTCGACCGAAAGCTCCTGGCGATGGTCAAGTAGCCGGTTTTCAGTTATCGGTGGTTGACGTCGTGTGCTCTTGTTGGGAACGCTCTGACGACTGACGACTGACGACTGACGACTGACGACTGACGACTGACGACTGACGACTGACGACTGAC contains the following coding sequences:
- a CDS encoding NUDIX domain-containing protein; this encodes MILEKQSVVLVHRPKYDDWSFPKGKLDGSESFRDAALREVEEETGLTCRLGRWLSDVQYVDAGGRQKVVRYWLMEVVGGDVAAHEPNAEIDAVEWVPIEGAAERLTHDLDRKLLAMVK